The proteins below come from a single Cricetulus griseus strain 17A/GY chromosome 6, alternate assembly CriGri-PICRH-1.0, whole genome shotgun sequence genomic window:
- the LOC113836409 gene encoding uncharacterized protein LOC113836409 isoform X1: MRAILDIPTPQNPRQLREFLGTAGFCRLWIPGFAEMAAPLYPLTRPGVAFKWEEPQKKAFTDIKKALLESPALGLPDLAKPFELFIDEKEGYAKGVLTQKLGPWRRPTAYLSKKLDPVASGWPPCLRMIAAIALLVKDSHKLTLGQPLTIHAPHAVEAVIRQPPDRWLTNARMTHYQTMLLDKDRVHFGPLVTLNPATLLPLPGEPEAHDCLQVLAEAHGARSDLTDQPLPSPDHIWFTDGSSFLHQGERRAGAAVTTENQVVWAQALPPGTSAQRAELIALTQALKLAEGKRLTVYTDSRYAFATAHIHGEIYRRRGLLTSEGKDIKNKEEILALLRALHLPAALSIIHCPGHQKGDSFEARGNRRADLAAREAALTTDTTNLLALEPTNDHPFPSWDYEQRDIQTLEKLGAAKEPNGDWTYEGKTVIPYRVTKYLVTFLHKMTHLSSKKMRELLEREEEFNFLLGKNDILKQVTEQCDACARVNASRLKLPPGNRVRGYRPGTHWEIDFTEIKPGKYGYKYLLIFVDTFSGWVEAFPTKHETAKIVTKKLLEEIFPRYGMPQLIYRPSN; the protein is encoded by the exons ATGCGAGCCATCTTAGACATTCCCACCCCACAAAATCCCCGCCAACTGAGAGAATTCTTGGGAACGGCAGGCTTCTGCCGCCTATGGATCCCTGGGTTTGCCGAAATGGCGGCTCCCCTCTACCCCCTCACTCGGCCAGGGGTTGCTTTTAAATGGGAAGAGCCCCAAAAGAAAGCCTTCACCGACATCAAAAAGGCTCTCCTTGAATCACCAGCCCTGGGTCTACCGGACTTAGCTAAGCCATTTGAactttttatagatgagaaagagGGCTATGCTAAGGGAGTCCTCACCCAAAAACTGGGGCCTTGGAGAAGGCCCACTGCATACCTCTCCAAGAAATTGGATCCTGTGGCATCGGGATGGCCACCCTGCCTTCGAATGATTGCCGCTATAGCCCTGCTGGTAAAAGATTCTCACAAGCTAACCTTGGGGCAGCCTTTGACCATACATGCCCCTCATGCAGTAGAGGCAGTCATCAGACAGCCTCCAGACAGATGGCTTACTAATGCCCGAATGACTCATTACCAGACTATGCTGTTAGACAAAGACCGGGTCCACTTCGGGCCTTTGGTGACTCTGAACCCAGCCACCCtgctccccctccctggggagcccgAGGCTCATGATTGCTTACAGGTATTGGCCGAGGCCCATGGAGCGAGATCCGACCTGACTGACCAGCCTCTACCTAGCCCGGACCACATCTGGTTCACGGATGGAAGCAGCTTTTTGCATCAAGGAGAACGAAGGGCGGGCGCGGCAGTCACCACAGAGAATCAGGTCGTCTGGGCCCAGGCACTCCCCCCTGGAACTTCCGCACAGAGGGCAGAACTCATAGCACTCACGCAGGCTCTAAAATTGGCAGAAGGTAAGAGGCTCACCGTGTATACAGACAGTCGTTATGCCTTCGCCACTGCCCATATACATGGAGAAATTTACAGACGGAGGGGGCTGCTTACCTCCGAAgggaaagacattaaaaataaggagGAAATCCTCGCTCTCTTAAGGGCTCTTCATCTGCCCGCTGCCTTAAGTATCATACATTGCCCTGGACACCAAAAAGGGGATTCTTTCGAAGCAAGGGGCAATCGAAGGGCAGACTTGGCTGCCCGAGAGGCGGCCCTGACCACAGACACCACTAACCTCCTGGCTCTAGAGCCCACCAACGACCATCCCTTCCCCTCATGGGACTATGAACAAAGAGACATCCAAACCCTAGAGAAATTGGGAGCCGCAAAGGAACCAAACGGGGATTGGACTTATGAAGGAAAGACTGTCATCCCCTACCGGGTAACCAAGTACCTAGTGACATTTTTACATAAGATGACACATCTGAGCTCCAAGAAGATGCGGGAGCTCCTCGAACGAGAAGAGGAATTCAATTTCCTTTTGGGGAAGAACGATATTCTAAAACAGGTAACTGAGCAATGTGATGCGTGCGCCCGAGTCAACGCATCCAGACTGAAGCTTCCTCCCGGGAACCGGGTCAGAGGCTACCGGCCCGGAACACATTGGGAGATAGATTTCACTGAGATTAAACCAGGAAAATATGGATACAAGTATCTATTAATTTTTGTAGACACCTTTTCAGGATGGGTTGAAGCCTTCCCTACTAAACATGAAACAGCCAAGATCGTTACTAAGAAATTGCTTGAAGAAATCTTTCCCCGTTATGGGATGCCTCAG CTCATTTACAGGCCCTCCAACTAG
- the LOC113836409 gene encoding uncharacterized protein LOC113836409 isoform X4 — MGQTVTTPLSLTLSHWRDVQEYAHNQSVNVRKRKWITLCSSEWPTFDVGWPRDGTFNPQTIFQVKEKIMDPGPHGHPDQVAYIVTWEALVQDPPPWVRPFLHPKGPSLLPPSNRSNRPIPSAPTPPTPLIPPNPPSHSNLYPTVVKDTKAKEKKTPKVLPPGEDQLVDLLTEEPPPYPPLPPPPEAEADSAAALAEAAPDPSPMAYRLRGRREQPVPDSTTLPLRTGLNGQPQYWPFSASDLYNWKNNNPSFSADPVRLTSLIESVLTTHQPTWDDCQQLLQVLLTSEEKQRVLLEARKNVPGANGQPTQLPNEIDAACPLERPEWDFTTEADTFSGWVEAFPTKHETAKIVTKKLLEEIFPRYGMPQLIYRPSN, encoded by the exons ATGGGGCAAACTGTCACCACTCCTTTGTCCCTAACACTCTCGCACTGGAGAGATGTACAGGAATATGCTCATAACCAATCTGTTAATGTGCGTAAACGCAAATGGATTACTCTTTGTTCTTCAGAATGGCCGACCTTTGACGTAGGCTGGCCGCGAGATGGTACCTTTAACCCCCAGACTATATTCCAGGTAAAAGAGAAGATTATGGATCCTGGACCACACGGGCATCCCGATCAAGTGGCTTATATCGTCACTTGGGAGGCTTTGGTTCAGGACCCCCCTCCCTGGGTACGTCCTTTCTTACATCCCAAgggcccctctctccttcccccctctaaCCGCTCCAACCGACCCATTCCTTCGGCCCCTACACCTCCCACTCCTTTGATTCCTCCCAACCCCCCTTCCCATTCCAACCTTTACCCTACCGTGGTGAAAGACACTAAGGCTAAAGAAAAGAAGACACCTAAGGTACTCCCCCCGGGAGAAGACCAGTTGGTTGATCTATTAACGGAGGAGCCCCCGCCATATCCGCCACTGCCGCCCCCACCAGAGGCAGAAGCGGACTCCGCCGCCGCCTTGGCGGAAGCGGCCCCTGACCCTTCACCAATGGCTTATCGACTAAGAGGTCGCAGGGAGCAGCCCGTTCCAGATTCAACCACTTTGCCCCTCCGAACTGGACTGAACGGCCAACCTCAGTATTGGCCATTCTCAGCATCGGACCTCTATaactggaaaaataataatccttcTTTTTCTGCAGACCCCGTGAGGCTGACATCTCTCATAGAGTCGGTCCTCACGACTCACCAACCCACCTGGGATGATTGTCAGCAGCTTTTGCAGGTCCTCCTAACCTCGGAGGAGAAACAGCGCGTGCTACTAGAAGCACGAAAAAATGTCCCAGGAGCAAACGGGCAGCCCACCCAGCTGCCCAATGAAATTGATGCGGCTTGCCCTCTTGAAAGACCTGAATGGGATTTTACCACCGAAGCAG ACACCTTTTCAGGATGGGTTGAAGCCTTCCCTACTAAACATGAAACAGCCAAGATCGTTACTAAGAAATTGCTTGAAGAAATCTTTCCCCGTTATGGGATGCCTCAG CTCATTTACAGGCCCTCCAACTAG
- the LOC113836409 gene encoding uncharacterized protein LOC113836409 isoform X3 — translation MRAILDIPTPQNPRQLREFLGTAGFCRLWIPGFAEMAAPLYPLTRPGVAFKWEEPQKKAFTDIKKALLESPALGLPDLAKPFELFIDEKEGYAKGVLTQKLGPWRRPTAYLSKKLDPVASGWPPCLRMIAAIALLVKDSHKLTLGQPLTIHAPHAVEAVIRQPPDRWLTNARMTHYQTMLLDKDRVHFGPLVTLNPATLLPLPGEPEAHDCLQVLAEAHGARSDLTDQPLPSPDHIWFTDGSSFLHQGERRAGAAVTTENQVVWAQALPPGTSAQRAELIALTQALKLAEGKRLTVYTDSRYAFATAHIHGEIYRRRGLLTSEGKDIKNKEEILALLRALHLPAALSIIHCPGHQKGDSFEARGNRRADLAAREAALTTDTTNLLALEPTNDHPFPSWDYEQRDIQTLEKLGAAKEPNGDWTYEGKTVIPYRVTKYLVTFLHKMTHLSSKKMRELLEREEEFNFLLGKNDILKQLIYRPSN, via the exons ATGCGAGCCATCTTAGACATTCCCACCCCACAAAATCCCCGCCAACTGAGAGAATTCTTGGGAACGGCAGGCTTCTGCCGCCTATGGATCCCTGGGTTTGCCGAAATGGCGGCTCCCCTCTACCCCCTCACTCGGCCAGGGGTTGCTTTTAAATGGGAAGAGCCCCAAAAGAAAGCCTTCACCGACATCAAAAAGGCTCTCCTTGAATCACCAGCCCTGGGTCTACCGGACTTAGCTAAGCCATTTGAactttttatagatgagaaagagGGCTATGCTAAGGGAGTCCTCACCCAAAAACTGGGGCCTTGGAGAAGGCCCACTGCATACCTCTCCAAGAAATTGGATCCTGTGGCATCGGGATGGCCACCCTGCCTTCGAATGATTGCCGCTATAGCCCTGCTGGTAAAAGATTCTCACAAGCTAACCTTGGGGCAGCCTTTGACCATACATGCCCCTCATGCAGTAGAGGCAGTCATCAGACAGCCTCCAGACAGATGGCTTACTAATGCCCGAATGACTCATTACCAGACTATGCTGTTAGACAAAGACCGGGTCCACTTCGGGCCTTTGGTGACTCTGAACCCAGCCACCCtgctccccctccctggggagcccgAGGCTCATGATTGCTTACAGGTATTGGCCGAGGCCCATGGAGCGAGATCCGACCTGACTGACCAGCCTCTACCTAGCCCGGACCACATCTGGTTCACGGATGGAAGCAGCTTTTTGCATCAAGGAGAACGAAGGGCGGGCGCGGCAGTCACCACAGAGAATCAGGTCGTCTGGGCCCAGGCACTCCCCCCTGGAACTTCCGCACAGAGGGCAGAACTCATAGCACTCACGCAGGCTCTAAAATTGGCAGAAGGTAAGAGGCTCACCGTGTATACAGACAGTCGTTATGCCTTCGCCACTGCCCATATACATGGAGAAATTTACAGACGGAGGGGGCTGCTTACCTCCGAAgggaaagacattaaaaataaggagGAAATCCTCGCTCTCTTAAGGGCTCTTCATCTGCCCGCTGCCTTAAGTATCATACATTGCCCTGGACACCAAAAAGGGGATTCTTTCGAAGCAAGGGGCAATCGAAGGGCAGACTTGGCTGCCCGAGAGGCGGCCCTGACCACAGACACCACTAACCTCCTGGCTCTAGAGCCCACCAACGACCATCCCTTCCCCTCATGGGACTATGAACAAAGAGACATCCAAACCCTAGAGAAATTGGGAGCCGCAAAGGAACCAAACGGGGATTGGACTTATGAAGGAAAGACTGTCATCCCCTACCGGGTAACCAAGTACCTAGTGACATTTTTACATAAGATGACACATCTGAGCTCCAAGAAGATGCGGGAGCTCCTCGAACGAGAAGAGGAATTCAATTTCCTTTTGGGGAAGAACGATATTCTAAAACAG CTCATTTACAGGCCCTCCAACTAG
- the LOC113836409 gene encoding uncharacterized protein LOC113836409 isoform X2, which translates to MGQTVTTPLSLTLSHWRDVQEYAHNQSVNVRKRKWITLCSSEWPTFDVGWPRDGTFNPQTIFQVKEKIMDPGPHGHPDQVAYIVTWEALVQDPPPWVRPFLHPKGPSLLPPSNRSNRPIPSAPTPPTPLIPPNPPSHSNLYPTVVKDTKAKEKKTPKVLPPGEDQLVDLLTEEPPPYPPLPPPPEAEADSAAALAEAAPDPSPMAYRLRGRREQPVPDSTTLPLRTGLNGQPQYWPFSASDLYNWKNNNPSFSADPVRLTSLIESVLTTHQPTWDDCQQLLQVLLTSEEKQRVLLEARKNVPGANGQPTQLPNEIDAACPLERPEWDFTTEAAHLQALQLVQREVWKPLAQAYKDQRDHPTIPHSYQIGDTVWVRRHQAKNLEPRWKGPYIVLLTTPTALKVDGIAAWIHASHVKPARPTDSATASEWTAHRTQNPLKIRLSRTPSC; encoded by the exons ATGGGGCAAACTGTCACCACTCCTTTGTCCCTAACACTCTCGCACTGGAGAGATGTACAGGAATATGCTCATAACCAATCTGTTAATGTGCGTAAACGCAAATGGATTACTCTTTGTTCTTCAGAATGGCCGACCTTTGACGTAGGCTGGCCGCGAGATGGTACCTTTAACCCCCAGACTATATTCCAGGTAAAAGAGAAGATTATGGATCCTGGACCACACGGGCATCCCGATCAAGTGGCTTATATCGTCACTTGGGAGGCTTTGGTTCAGGACCCCCCTCCCTGGGTACGTCCTTTCTTACATCCCAAgggcccctctctccttcccccctctaaCCGCTCCAACCGACCCATTCCTTCGGCCCCTACACCTCCCACTCCTTTGATTCCTCCCAACCCCCCTTCCCATTCCAACCTTTACCCTACCGTGGTGAAAGACACTAAGGCTAAAGAAAAGAAGACACCTAAGGTACTCCCCCCGGGAGAAGACCAGTTGGTTGATCTATTAACGGAGGAGCCCCCGCCATATCCGCCACTGCCGCCCCCACCAGAGGCAGAAGCGGACTCCGCCGCCGCCTTGGCGGAAGCGGCCCCTGACCCTTCACCAATGGCTTATCGACTAAGAGGTCGCAGGGAGCAGCCCGTTCCAGATTCAACCACTTTGCCCCTCCGAACTGGACTGAACGGCCAACCTCAGTATTGGCCATTCTCAGCATCGGACCTCTATaactggaaaaataataatccttcTTTTTCTGCAGACCCCGTGAGGCTGACATCTCTCATAGAGTCGGTCCTCACGACTCACCAACCCACCTGGGATGATTGTCAGCAGCTTTTGCAGGTCCTCCTAACCTCGGAGGAGAAACAGCGCGTGCTACTAGAAGCACGAAAAAATGTCCCAGGAGCAAACGGGCAGCCCACCCAGCTGCCCAATGAAATTGATGCGGCTTGCCCTCTTGAAAGACCTGAATGGGATTTTACCACCGAAGCAG CTCATTTACAGGCCCTCCAACTAGTACAACGGGAGGTCTGGAAACCCCTTGCTCAAGCTTATAAAGACCAGAGGGACCATCCCACCATCCCCCATTCCTACCAGATCGGGGACACTGTTTGGGTCCGGCGTCACCAGGCCAAGAACCTTGAACCCCGCTGGAAGGGACCCTACATCGTTTTGCTTACCACTCCCACCGCACTCAAGGTAGACGGCATTGCAGCTTGGATACATGCTTCACATGTAAAGCCAGCCCGACCCACCGATTCAGCCACTGCATCAGAATGGACCGCACACCGCACTCAAAATCCTTTAAAGATAAGACTCTCTCGTACACCCTCCTGTTGA